A single Oncorhynchus kisutch isolate 150728-3 linkage group LG19, Okis_V2, whole genome shotgun sequence DNA region contains:
- the zbtb33 gene encoding transcriptional regulator Kaiso isoform X1 → MHDEVIQQEVKGMSGLKLISATDTRYSGTVLKSMNRQRNNGLFCDVTIIIQDRKFRAHKNILSASSTYFHQLFSVAGQVIELNFIKAEIFEEILNYIYSSKIVRVRSDMLKELINAGQMLGVKFIANLGVPLSQVKGLPGLSKDTENNEVSSVDKNSTEPTMPIITESFSLSAEEFNQTDRSTDQDSDDDIMFVSKTDAIKKCKPSEIIDLDAPETEEASVTKQPGEARPPALTKDQEKTVKEAPHLNSSSQTLRDLSPLNIPMVSPDTSSNIPSSPAVASSCSTSTTPAKIGTFIPKLHSTSLPSETPEIIGIHKKQVTLARKGNLKIKLSDVTSPGGFINEAGISIPQAAAAAKKTITLDKASELGSLSPGCKVYANIGENTYDIVPMKDDPGEGDSKNSRGAKRSLMATPLQPFNTSQLPQGASSKKKAKSEQEDHYELIMDGKTFFVCVVCKRPYVCLTSLRRHFNTHSWEKKYPCHYCDKVFALAEYRTKHEIHHTGERRYQCLLCNEMLINYQLLSTHCKQAHNQDPSGRKQKDDTDNNLYRLLPCKTVQFKTYSYETDGSDPGGVPIIQEDGSVQHINPGRGQPNPLPLQSTQGKMLNWDDIFVAPEAQPRPAAHAHRPGSHPIQPPPGSSEFEFVIPETY, encoded by the exons ATGCATGATGAGGTCATCCAACAAGAAGTGAAAG GGATGTCGGGCCTAAAGCTGATCTCTGCAACTGACACCCGATATTCAGGAACGGTGCTGAAGTCGATGAATAGACAACGAAATAACGGATTGTTCTGCGACGTCACCATAATTATACAGGACCGTAAATTTCGAGCGCACAAAAACATATTGTCGGCGTCGAGTACTTATTTCCACCAACTTTTCTCAGTGGCTGGACAGGTGATTGAGTTGAATTTCATAAAGGCGGAAATCTTTGAGGAAATCCTGAATTACATTTACAGTTCCAAGATTGTCCGCGTTCGCTCTGACATGCTCAAGGAGCTTATCAATGCTGGGCAGATGTTGGGGGTGAAGTTCATTGCGAATCTAGGCGTACCGCTCTCACAAGTCAAGGGCCTACCTGGCCTGTCCAAAGACACGGAAAACAATGAGGTGAGCTCTGTGGACAAAAACAGTACAGAGCCAACGATGCCCATTATCACCGAGTCCTTTTCACTGTCTGCAGAGGAGTTCAACCAGACTGACCGAAGTACGGATCAGGACTCAGACGATGACATTATGTTTGTGTCCAAAACGGACGCCATCAAAAAATGCAAGCCCTCTGAAATCATTGATTTGGATGCACCCGAAACAGAGGAAGCCTCTGTGACAAAGCAACCGGGAGAGGCCAGACCCCCTGCTTTGACAAAGGACCAAGAGAAAACGGTCAAAGAAGCCCCGCACCTTAACAGCTCCTCTCAGACCCTGCGAGACCTCAGTCCTCTGAACATCCCTATGGTGTCCCCTGACACCAGTTCCAATATTCCATCTTCACCTGCTGTAGCCTCGTCTTGCAGCACATCCACAACGCCGGCTAAAATTGGCACTTTCATCCCCAAACTCCACAGCACCTCCCTGCCCTCAGAAACCCCAGAGATAATAGGGATCCATAAGAAGCAGGTCACACTAGCTCGAAAGGGCAACTTAAAAATCAAGCTCTCGGATGTGACGTCACCAGGCGGATTCATCAATGAGGCAGGCATTAGCATTCCCCAAGCGGCTGCAGCTGCAAAAAAGACAATAACACTAGATAAGGCCTCAGAGCTCGGCTCACTTTCTCCAGGCTGCAAGGTGTATGCCAATATCGGGGAGAACACATATGACATTGTCCCCATGAAGGACGATCCCGGGGAGGGAGATTCTAAAAACAGTAGAGGGGCAAAGAGGTCTCTGATGGCCACACCTCTTCAACCTTTCAACACCTCTCAACTGCCACAGGGTGCTTCGAGCAAGAAGAAGGCCAAAAGCGAGCAGGAAGATCACTACGAGCTCATCATGGACGGGAAGACCTTCTTTGTGTGCGTGGTCTGTAAGCGTCCCTACGTGTGCCTGACGAGCCTCCGGCGCCACTTCAACACCCACTCTTGGGAGAAGAAGTACCCATGCCACTACTGTGACAAGGTGTTCGCCCTGGCTGAGTACCGGACGAAACACGAGATCCACCACACAGGTGAGCGGAGGTACCAGTGCCTGCTGTGCAACGAGATGTTAATCAACTACCAACTACTGTCAACTCACTGCAAACAGGCCCACAACCAAGACCCGTCTGGGAGGAAACAGAAGGACGACACCGACAACAACTTGTACCGCCTGCTCCCTTGCAAAACGGTGCAGTTCAAGACCTACTCATATGAGACGGACGGTTCAGATCCAGGAGGGGTCCCTATTATCCAAGAGGATGGGAGCGTCCAGCACATTAACCCTGGAAGGGGGCAGCCCAACCCACTACCGTTACAGTCCACCCAGGGCAAGATGTTAAACTGGGATGACATATTTGTGGCGCCTGAGGCACAGCCTCGACCAGCTGCGCATGCCCACCGACCAGGGAGCCACCCCATCCAACCTCCCCCAGGCTCGTCTGAGTTTGAGTTTGTTATACCAGAGACCTACTGA
- the zbtb33 gene encoding transcriptional regulator Kaiso isoform X2, protein MSGLKLISATDTRYSGTVLKSMNRQRNNGLFCDVTIIIQDRKFRAHKNILSASSTYFHQLFSVAGQVIELNFIKAEIFEEILNYIYSSKIVRVRSDMLKELINAGQMLGVKFIANLGVPLSQVKGLPGLSKDTENNEVSSVDKNSTEPTMPIITESFSLSAEEFNQTDRSTDQDSDDDIMFVSKTDAIKKCKPSEIIDLDAPETEEASVTKQPGEARPPALTKDQEKTVKEAPHLNSSSQTLRDLSPLNIPMVSPDTSSNIPSSPAVASSCSTSTTPAKIGTFIPKLHSTSLPSETPEIIGIHKKQVTLARKGNLKIKLSDVTSPGGFINEAGISIPQAAAAAKKTITLDKASELGSLSPGCKVYANIGENTYDIVPMKDDPGEGDSKNSRGAKRSLMATPLQPFNTSQLPQGASSKKKAKSEQEDHYELIMDGKTFFVCVVCKRPYVCLTSLRRHFNTHSWEKKYPCHYCDKVFALAEYRTKHEIHHTGERRYQCLLCNEMLINYQLLSTHCKQAHNQDPSGRKQKDDTDNNLYRLLPCKTVQFKTYSYETDGSDPGGVPIIQEDGSVQHINPGRGQPNPLPLQSTQGKMLNWDDIFVAPEAQPRPAAHAHRPGSHPIQPPPGSSEFEFVIPETY, encoded by the coding sequence ATGTCGGGCCTAAAGCTGATCTCTGCAACTGACACCCGATATTCAGGAACGGTGCTGAAGTCGATGAATAGACAACGAAATAACGGATTGTTCTGCGACGTCACCATAATTATACAGGACCGTAAATTTCGAGCGCACAAAAACATATTGTCGGCGTCGAGTACTTATTTCCACCAACTTTTCTCAGTGGCTGGACAGGTGATTGAGTTGAATTTCATAAAGGCGGAAATCTTTGAGGAAATCCTGAATTACATTTACAGTTCCAAGATTGTCCGCGTTCGCTCTGACATGCTCAAGGAGCTTATCAATGCTGGGCAGATGTTGGGGGTGAAGTTCATTGCGAATCTAGGCGTACCGCTCTCACAAGTCAAGGGCCTACCTGGCCTGTCCAAAGACACGGAAAACAATGAGGTGAGCTCTGTGGACAAAAACAGTACAGAGCCAACGATGCCCATTATCACCGAGTCCTTTTCACTGTCTGCAGAGGAGTTCAACCAGACTGACCGAAGTACGGATCAGGACTCAGACGATGACATTATGTTTGTGTCCAAAACGGACGCCATCAAAAAATGCAAGCCCTCTGAAATCATTGATTTGGATGCACCCGAAACAGAGGAAGCCTCTGTGACAAAGCAACCGGGAGAGGCCAGACCCCCTGCTTTGACAAAGGACCAAGAGAAAACGGTCAAAGAAGCCCCGCACCTTAACAGCTCCTCTCAGACCCTGCGAGACCTCAGTCCTCTGAACATCCCTATGGTGTCCCCTGACACCAGTTCCAATATTCCATCTTCACCTGCTGTAGCCTCGTCTTGCAGCACATCCACAACGCCGGCTAAAATTGGCACTTTCATCCCCAAACTCCACAGCACCTCCCTGCCCTCAGAAACCCCAGAGATAATAGGGATCCATAAGAAGCAGGTCACACTAGCTCGAAAGGGCAACTTAAAAATCAAGCTCTCGGATGTGACGTCACCAGGCGGATTCATCAATGAGGCAGGCATTAGCATTCCCCAAGCGGCTGCAGCTGCAAAAAAGACAATAACACTAGATAAGGCCTCAGAGCTCGGCTCACTTTCTCCAGGCTGCAAGGTGTATGCCAATATCGGGGAGAACACATATGACATTGTCCCCATGAAGGACGATCCCGGGGAGGGAGATTCTAAAAACAGTAGAGGGGCAAAGAGGTCTCTGATGGCCACACCTCTTCAACCTTTCAACACCTCTCAACTGCCACAGGGTGCTTCGAGCAAGAAGAAGGCCAAAAGCGAGCAGGAAGATCACTACGAGCTCATCATGGACGGGAAGACCTTCTTTGTGTGCGTGGTCTGTAAGCGTCCCTACGTGTGCCTGACGAGCCTCCGGCGCCACTTCAACACCCACTCTTGGGAGAAGAAGTACCCATGCCACTACTGTGACAAGGTGTTCGCCCTGGCTGAGTACCGGACGAAACACGAGATCCACCACACAGGTGAGCGGAGGTACCAGTGCCTGCTGTGCAACGAGATGTTAATCAACTACCAACTACTGTCAACTCACTGCAAACAGGCCCACAACCAAGACCCGTCTGGGAGGAAACAGAAGGACGACACCGACAACAACTTGTACCGCCTGCTCCCTTGCAAAACGGTGCAGTTCAAGACCTACTCATATGAGACGGACGGTTCAGATCCAGGAGGGGTCCCTATTATCCAAGAGGATGGGAGCGTCCAGCACATTAACCCTGGAAGGGGGCAGCCCAACCCACTACCGTTACAGTCCACCCAGGGCAAGATGTTAAACTGGGATGACATATTTGTGGCGCCTGAGGCACAGCCTCGACCAGCTGCGCATGCCCACCGACCAGGGAGCCACCCCATCCAACCTCCCCCAGGCTCGTCTGAGTTTGAGTTTGTTATACCAGAGACCTACTGA
- the LOC109864884 gene encoding NKAP-like protein isoform X2: protein MPKAPQNEEEHKPPRIFEIERNDKGFRTENPHERYSNQRNGGRNDDQRQRQNAFISGSKKFKKKKTMKNRKLSASDSSSDGSEEEDTNGDLWVERTCIDKHMVGPEAPLTHLSQDDKPLE, encoded by the exons ATGCCCAAGGCCCCCCAAAATGAAGAAGAGCATAAACCTCCTCGAATATTCGAGATAGAGAGAAATGACAAAGGGTTTCGTACGGAAAACCCGCACGAGAGGTACAGCAATCAGCGAAATGGCGGCAGGAATGATGATCAACGCCAGAGACAAAACGCCTTCATCTCGGG GTCAAAGaagttcaagaagaagaagacTATGAAGAACCGCAAGCTGTCAGCGAGCGACTCCAGCAGCGATGGGTCAGAGGAGGAGGACACCAACGGGGATCTGTGGGTGGAGAGGACCTGCATTGACAAACACATGGTGGGCCCAGAGGCCCCACTCACCCACCTGTCCCAGGACGATAAGCCTCTCGA GTGA
- the LOC109864884 gene encoding NKAP-like protein isoform X3, which translates to MTKGFVRKTRTRGTAISEMAAGMMINARDKTPSSRDEEVKKKSKKSKKFKKKKTMKNRKLSASDSSSDGSEEEDTNGDLWVERTCIDKHMVGPEAPLTHLSQDDKPLE; encoded by the exons ATGACAAAGGGTTTCGTACGGAAAACCCGCACGAGAGGTACAGCAATCAGCGAAATGGCGGCAGGAATGATGATCAACGCCAGAGACAAAACGCCTTCATCTCGGG ATGAGGAAGTGAAAAAGAAGAGCAAAAA GTCAAAGaagttcaagaagaagaagacTATGAAGAACCGCAAGCTGTCAGCGAGCGACTCCAGCAGCGATGGGTCAGAGGAGGAGGACACCAACGGGGATCTGTGGGTGGAGAGGACCTGCATTGACAAACACATGGTGGGCCCAGAGGCCCCACTCACCCACCTGTCCCAGGACGATAAGCCTCTCGA GTGA
- the LOC109864884 gene encoding NF-kappa-B-activating protein-like isoform X1: protein MTKGFVRKTRTRGTAISEMAAGMMINARDKTPSSRALMTIHQLKSMWKTGSDSSSSDEEVKKKSKKSKKFKKKKTMKNRKLSASDSSSDGSEEEDTNGDLWVERTCIDKHMVGPEAPLTHLSQDDKPLE, encoded by the exons ATGACAAAGGGTTTCGTACGGAAAACCCGCACGAGAGGTACAGCAATCAGCGAAATGGCGGCAGGAATGATGATCAACGCCAGAGACAAAACGCCTTCATCTCGGG CTCTGATGACCATTCACCAGTTGAAGAGTATGTGGAAAACAGGCTCAGATTCAAGCTCATCGG ATGAGGAAGTGAAAAAGAAGAGCAAAAA GTCAAAGaagttcaagaagaagaagacTATGAAGAACCGCAAGCTGTCAGCGAGCGACTCCAGCAGCGATGGGTCAGAGGAGGAGGACACCAACGGGGATCTGTGGGTGGAGAGGACCTGCATTGACAAACACATGGTGGGCCCAGAGGCCCCACTCACCCACCTGTCCCAGGACGATAAGCCTCTCGA GTGA
- the LOC109864884 gene encoding NF-kappa-B-activating protein-like isoform X4 translates to MTIHQLKSMWKTGSDSSSSDEEVKKKSKKSKKFKKKKTMKNRKLSASDSSSDGSEEEDTNGDLWVERTCIDKHMVGPEAPLTHLSQDDKPLE, encoded by the exons ATGACCATTCACCAGTTGAAGAGTATGTGGAAAACAGGCTCAGATTCAAGCTCATCGG ATGAGGAAGTGAAAAAGAAGAGCAAAAA GTCAAAGaagttcaagaagaagaagacTATGAAGAACCGCAAGCTGTCAGCGAGCGACTCCAGCAGCGATGGGTCAGAGGAGGAGGACACCAACGGGGATCTGTGGGTGGAGAGGACCTGCATTGACAAACACATGGTGGGCCCAGAGGCCCCACTCACCCACCTGTCCCAGGACGATAAGCCTCTCGA GTGA
- the ndufa1 gene encoding NADH dehydrogenase [ubiquinone] 1 alpha subcomplex subunit 1 — protein MWYEILPGLGVMTVCLILPGVFTAQIHKLTNGGKEKRIARVPYQWYLMERDRRVSGVDLYYKSKGLENIH, from the exons ATGTGGTATGAAATTCTTCCCGGTCTCGGAGTCATGACTGTTTGTCTCATCCTTCCTGGGGTTTTCACTGCACAGATCCACAAACTCACCAACGGGGGGAAG GAAAAGAGAATCGCCCGGGTTCCATATCAGTGGTatctgatggagagagacagacgtgTGTCAGGAGTGGATTTGTATTACAAATCGAAG GGACTTGAGAATATCCACTGA
- the upf3b gene encoding regulator of nonsense transcripts 3B isoform X1, producing MKEDKENTRPIEKIMEIKCEDTEKTEKPKPEKKEAMTKIIIRRLPPSITKEELEDQLQPLPEVDYLEFFSNDSSMYPHVFARAYINFKNQEDIVLFRDRFDGYVFIDNRGQEYPAIVEFAPFQKIAKKRSKKKDAKSGTIDEDADYKKFLEIYNGDDEKFTSTPETLLEEIEAKTKELVAKKTTPLLDFLKNKQRIREEKKEERRRRELERKRQRDEERRKWREEDRRKRKEAEKFKKGDKTAEKDKDQAKEEPKIKLLRKPDRGDDVDVEKPKEKSKKPEKDKMKDDRAPGGSDMKKRQNHESREDRGSRKTDEDGHKEGHRDGHKDFRERDIERYRDRERDRERERRQKEKERIRRQDEDRRRRRERHDGENSYRKREDEGKKEKGDRVWEKRKGENAGDSVSHTSSHTDKPKKSEETLREEKAKRDRLRNKDRPAIQLYQPGARNRGARGGGGGGESHAGERKSESESKRSQEKGDE from the exons ATGAAAGAGGACAAGGAAAACACTCGCCCGATTGAGAAAATTATGGAGATAAAATGCGAAGATACTGAAAAAACGGAGAAGCCAAAGCCGGAGAAGAAAGAAGCAATGACGAAG ATCATTATCCGACGTCTGCCTCCTAGCATAACCAAGGAGGAACTGGAGGATCAATTGCAGCCACTTCCAGAAGTGGACTACCTCGAATTTTTCTCCAATGACAGCAG CATGTACCCCCACGTCTTCGCCAGAGCATACATCAACTTCAAGAATCAGGAAGATATTGTCCTTTTCAGAGACCGGTTTGATGGATATGTGTTCATTGATAATAGAG GGCAGGAGTATCCAGCCATTGTTGAATTTGCTCCTTTTCAAAAGATTGCCAAAAAAAGGAGTAAGAAAAAGGATGCCAAAAGTGGAACAATCGACGAAG ATGCTGACTACAAGAAATTCCTGGAGATTTATAATGGTGATGATGAAAAGTTTACATCCACTCCTGAGACTCTACTGGAGGAAATCGAGGCTAAAACAAAGGAACTAGTGG CTAAGAAAACGACTCCCCTCTTGGACTTCTTGAAGAACAAACAG AGAATCCGTGAGgaaaagaaagaagagaggaggagacgagAGCTAGAACGGAAGCGCCAGAGGGATGAGGAACGTcggaagtggagggaggaggacaggaggaagcgCAAAGAAGCCGAGAAGTTTAAGAAAGGGGACAAAACTGCAGAGAAAGATAAAGACCAGGCAAAGGAGGAGCCAAAAATCAAG CTCCTGAGAAAACCAGACCGGGGAGATGACGTGGATGTGGAAAAGCCTAAAGAGAAGTCAAAGAAACCTGAGAAGGACAAGATGAAAGACGACAGAGCTCCAGGGGGTTCTGATATGAAGAAGCGCCAAAACCATGAAAGCAGGGAGGATAGAGGATCACGGAA AACTGATGAAGATGGACACAAAGAGGGACATAGAGATGGACACAAAGACTTCAGAGAGCGAGACATAGAAAGATACAGGGACCGCGaacgagacagggagagggaacgGCGGCAGAAAGAGAAGGAGCGCATCAGACGACAGGATGAGGATCGACGAAGGAGGAGGGAACGGCACGACGGAGAGAACTCGTACAGAAAGCGAGAAGACGAAGGGAAAAAGGAGAAAGGAGATCGTGTCTGGGAAAAGAGAAAGGGCGAGAATGCAGGAGACTCTGTAAGCCATACTTCAAGCCATACCGATAAGCCTAAAAAGTCAGAAGAAACCCTGAGGGAGGAGAAAGCTAAAAGAGATCGTTTAAGAAACAAG GATCGTCCTGCCATTCAGCTTTACCAGCCAGGTGCTAGGAACCGAGGAGCtcgaggtggtggaggaggaggagaatctCATGCTGGGGAGAGAAAGTcagagagtgagagcaagagaTCCCAAGAGAAGGGAGATGAATGA
- the upf3b gene encoding regulator of nonsense transcripts 3B isoform X2 encodes MKEDKENTRPIEKIMEIKCEDTEKTEKPKPEKKEAMTKIIIRRLPPSITKEELEDQLQPLPEVDYLEFFSNDSSMYPHVFARAYINFKNQEDIVLFRDRFDGYVFIDNRDADYKKFLEIYNGDDEKFTSTPETLLEEIEAKTKELVAKKTTPLLDFLKNKQRIREEKKEERRRRELERKRQRDEERRKWREEDRRKRKEAEKFKKGDKTAEKDKDQAKEEPKIKLLRKPDRGDDVDVEKPKEKSKKPEKDKMKDDRAPGGSDMKKRQNHESREDRGSRKTDEDGHKEGHRDGHKDFRERDIERYRDRERDRERERRQKEKERIRRQDEDRRRRRERHDGENSYRKREDEGKKEKGDRVWEKRKGENAGDSVSHTSSHTDKPKKSEETLREEKAKRDRLRNKDRPAIQLYQPGARNRGARGGGGGGESHAGERKSESESKRSQEKGDE; translated from the exons ATGAAAGAGGACAAGGAAAACACTCGCCCGATTGAGAAAATTATGGAGATAAAATGCGAAGATACTGAAAAAACGGAGAAGCCAAAGCCGGAGAAGAAAGAAGCAATGACGAAG ATCATTATCCGACGTCTGCCTCCTAGCATAACCAAGGAGGAACTGGAGGATCAATTGCAGCCACTTCCAGAAGTGGACTACCTCGAATTTTTCTCCAATGACAGCAG CATGTACCCCCACGTCTTCGCCAGAGCATACATCAACTTCAAGAATCAGGAAGATATTGTCCTTTTCAGAGACCGGTTTGATGGATATGTGTTCATTGATAATAGAG ATGCTGACTACAAGAAATTCCTGGAGATTTATAATGGTGATGATGAAAAGTTTACATCCACTCCTGAGACTCTACTGGAGGAAATCGAGGCTAAAACAAAGGAACTAGTGG CTAAGAAAACGACTCCCCTCTTGGACTTCTTGAAGAACAAACAG AGAATCCGTGAGgaaaagaaagaagagaggaggagacgagAGCTAGAACGGAAGCGCCAGAGGGATGAGGAACGTcggaagtggagggaggaggacaggaggaagcgCAAAGAAGCCGAGAAGTTTAAGAAAGGGGACAAAACTGCAGAGAAAGATAAAGACCAGGCAAAGGAGGAGCCAAAAATCAAG CTCCTGAGAAAACCAGACCGGGGAGATGACGTGGATGTGGAAAAGCCTAAAGAGAAGTCAAAGAAACCTGAGAAGGACAAGATGAAAGACGACAGAGCTCCAGGGGGTTCTGATATGAAGAAGCGCCAAAACCATGAAAGCAGGGAGGATAGAGGATCACGGAA AACTGATGAAGATGGACACAAAGAGGGACATAGAGATGGACACAAAGACTTCAGAGAGCGAGACATAGAAAGATACAGGGACCGCGaacgagacagggagagggaacgGCGGCAGAAAGAGAAGGAGCGCATCAGACGACAGGATGAGGATCGACGAAGGAGGAGGGAACGGCACGACGGAGAGAACTCGTACAGAAAGCGAGAAGACGAAGGGAAAAAGGAGAAAGGAGATCGTGTCTGGGAAAAGAGAAAGGGCGAGAATGCAGGAGACTCTGTAAGCCATACTTCAAGCCATACCGATAAGCCTAAAAAGTCAGAAGAAACCCTGAGGGAGGAGAAAGCTAAAAGAGATCGTTTAAGAAACAAG GATCGTCCTGCCATTCAGCTTTACCAGCCAGGTGCTAGGAACCGAGGAGCtcgaggtggtggaggaggaggagaatctCATGCTGGGGAGAGAAAGTcagagagtgagagcaagagaTCCCAAGAGAAGGGAGATGAATGA
- the rpl39 gene encoding large ribosomal subunit protein eL39, producing the protein MALWARSARIFSTMIGSDCIHHHRFPSFSLFGIRHCGVRTVHEMSSHKTFRIKRFLAKKQKQNRPIPQWIRMKTGNKIRYNSKRRHWRRTKLGL; encoded by the exons ATGGCGCTGTGGGCGCGTAGCGCAAGAATTTTCTCCACTATGATTGGTTCGGATTGCATACATCACCACCgcttcccctccttctctctcttcggCATCCGCCATTGTGGTGTAAGGACTGTACACGAAATG TCGTCCCACAAGACTTTCAGGATCAAACGCTTTCTCGCCAAGAAGCAGAAGCAGAACAGGCCAATTCCACAGTGGATCAGAATGAAGACTGGCAACAAGATCAG GTACAACTCCAAGAGGAGACACTGGAGGAGGACCAAGTTGGGCTTGTAA